From Aegilops tauschii subsp. strangulata cultivar AL8/78 chromosome 5, Aet v6.0, whole genome shotgun sequence:
CCGTCCCCTTCCCGGGCCTGCGGTCCCGTTCCGGCCCATTCGGCCCTCTGTGGCCTGGCCTGTTGTGGCTATTTATGGGTGCGTCGCGGCGCTTCCCCCCTTCCTAGGGTTTCCTGCTTCCGCCGCCGATATCGGCAGGGTGCGTCGCCCTATCCGCCAGTTTTCCAGATCCGCTCCCTCCCCACCCCCTCTACTCCTCTCCTTCGCTGAGGTGACCGCCATGGACAAGTCTCGGGGTTCCTCCTCCGAGGCCTTTCGGGTAGCAAGCGGGCCCGTGAAGCTTCGCCGGGCGATGGCGTCGATCTGGCCTATGAGGCGGAGCTGCGTTCCAAGCTCGAATCTGAGCGGGCGGAGCGCGTGCTGCCGTGTGAGCGGGAGGATTGGGAGGCGGGGCCGGAGCGCTCCGTTATCATAAACCCTTATGCCTCGATTGTTTCATTCTACTAGGAACGGAGGAAACTGTCATGATGGAGATTTTGAGCTTTATGTACACTGGAAAGTTGACAACAACTGAGCCCAATCTTCTGCTCGACATCTTGATGGCCGCTGATAAATTTGAGGTTCTTGCTTGCATGAGGCATTGTAACCAGTTACTCACAAACTTGCCTATGACCAGAGAGTCTGCGTTGCTCTACCTAGATTACCCATGCTCCACTTCAGTGGCTGCTGAAATTCGGCATCTGACAGATGCTGCCAAGGAATTCCTTGCCAGCAAATACAAGGTTTTTGCCAAGTGAGTGACCACCATCTGATGGAGCTACCTTTTTTACTTTCCGAGAAAGCATTAGACATcttcctcaaaaaagaaaaaagtgtAGACATTTTTTTTCACAAAATCATGCATGGAGTGTTACTCATGGCATGACTTGTCTGTTCCAGCTTCTCTGATGAATTGATGGACATGCCTCTTGTTGGGATTGAAGCCATCTTTTCTGGTACTGACCTACAGATAAGATCTGAAGATACCGTATATAGCTTTCTGCTTGAGTGGGCGTGCAAGCAATACCCAGAAACAGAGGAAAGGCACAAGATATGGAGCTCTCGTTTACTTCCGCTGGTGCGCTTCAGTCATATGACTTGGAGTAAACTTCATGAAGTGCTGACATGCAGTGATGATGATGTAGACAGTGAGCAAACAAAGAAGCTTATCATCGATGTTCTCTTGCACAAAGCTTACCCAGCACATGAGCAAGGCACTACTGATGCAGACACAAGAACCTGCTGGCAAGTCCCACAGCGAGCTTACAGGCTTAAACCAATCAAAGTCGTTGAATTCGACCAGCCCTGCCCACAGGCCATTGTTTACTTGGATCTAACACACGAGGAGTGCTCCCGACTGTTCCCAACCGGGAAAATTTTGACACACTTGTTCCATCTTGCTGGACAGGATTTCTTTCTCATAGCGTTTTGTCAAATGCATGAGCAGAGTAAGGCATACAGCTTTGGCCTCTGTGTAGAAAAGATTGAGATGCCAAAGGGCCCAACATGTTTGACAGTAGATTTTGAGTTAGCTGCAAGGACAAGATCGTCGGGGAAATTCGTTACCAGGTTCCAGGACAAGCATACAGGCGATGATTGGATGCTGGGATGCGCTGATCTTTTTGAGGTTCCATGGTCGACGTTCATTACCAACGACAACCTCTTCATCGATGGCGTGCTGCATCTGAGAGCTGACTTGAGGGTGGGGGTGGTGGCGCAGCCGGGACTAGAGACTTGATGATATCTCACTCAGCAAAGTTAGGTTGATAGCTTCAGTGTCATTTCAGAGAGTTTTATTGGTTGGCTGGGCACAATGTGGAGTTCTTTTTGGTAGTTCTTGCTTGTGCTGTTTCGTTTCGTCGTTTTGTTATGTCTGCTGGAGAAGGAGGCTTGGTGCCTGAATGATGTAAGGGTGCTCTTACAGTGAGAAGGCTGGATAGCCCGCGTGGTAGACATGCACTATTGGTCTGACTAGCATATCTCTTCCGTTCTTTTTGTtctatatagatagatagattcGGCATCATCAGCTTGGGCCTTGGTCTCAGACAAGGAAGCATGCCAGGGTAGCCAATTGAGATTTTAGGTAGGGCAGCATA
This genomic window contains:
- the LOC141022653 gene encoding BTB/POZ domain-containing protein POB1-like, which encodes MEILSFMYTGKLTTTEPNLLLDILMAADKFEVLACMRHCNQLLTNLPMTRESALLYLDYPCSTSVAAEIRHLTDAAKEFLASKYKVFANFSDELMDMPLVGIEAIFSGTDLQIRSEDTVYSFLLEWACKQYPETEERHKIWSSRLLPLVRFSHMTWSKLHEVLTCSDDDVDSEQTKKLIIDVLLHKAYPAHEQGTTDADTRTCWQVPQRAYRLKPIKVVEFDQPCPQAIVYLDLTHEECSRLFPTGKILTHLFHLAGQDFFLIAFCQMHEQSKAYSFGLCVEKIEMPKGPTCLTVDFELAARTRSSGKFVTRFQDKHTGDDWMLGCADLFEVPWSTFITNDNLFIDGVLHLRADLRVGVVAQPGLET